A single Salmo trutta chromosome 14, fSalTru1.1, whole genome shotgun sequence DNA region contains:
- the LOC115207907 gene encoding fidgetin-like, producing the protein MLSPVTPHSLLKMHWSPEHMAPLSQWPEQHLDVSSTTSPPSVHKHDPYATAGRCGYTPAAGYPWASDDISALTASSLLKHYAEKYTGLELPYERPAPGAYSEPGSFLKTEAEPWSLGQGMECYSGLEALAAGAKVGSVSVGLTGTGSVTVVSSNLTSDPGYSSSGSCNGPPSQDYPPSYNSSYLSSGYYPQTGSALPPASLHSLHTTPTLVTSYNLNNPVYNYLPGCYPHPQTSLASGYSHPSASYLPSGLSTSTSLTPRSTVVGSSYGHSSHSLGAGSETGGPLKRKAFEMVEEGEEGGGEVDGSQYRKYGNVHGNGHSKNHGNDYAMAGSEGQAYKPGKQLVLPPYGGQREYCPSVLGGESRGGGEHGFPHQRLAMKMPASRARSEDPTGGR; encoded by the coding sequence gTCTGTTGAAAATGCACTGGTCTCCGGAGCACATGGCCCCCCTGTCCCAGTGGCCTGAGCAGCACCTAGATGTGTCCTCCAcaacctcccctccctccgtccacAAACACGATCCCTACGCCACCGCAGGTCGCTGTGGTTACACCCCTGCAGCCGGCTACCCCTGGGCCAGTGATGACATCTCGGCCCTCACTGCCTCCTCCTTGTTAAAACACTATGCCGAGAAGTACACAGGCCTGGAGTTGCCCTACGAGAGACCTGCCCCAGGGGCATACTCAGAGCCTGGGTCTTTCCTGAAGACAGAGGCTGAGCCCTGGTCCCTGGGGCAGGGAATGGAGTGTTACTCTGGGCTGGAGGCCCTGGCTGCAGGGGCCAAAGTGGGCTCAGTATCAGTGGGCCTCACTGGCACGGGCAGTGTGACGGTAGTGAGCAGTAACTTGACCTCTGATCCCGGATATAGCAGCAGTGGCTCCTGTAATGGCCCCCCCTCTCAGGACTACCCACCCTCCTACAACAGCAGCTACCTCTCCTCTGGATACTACCCCCAGACAGGCTCAGCACTTCCTCCAGCCTCTCTACACTCTCTGCATACCACCCCCACCTTGGTGACCAGCTACAACCTTAACAATCCAGTCTACAACTACCTGCCAGGCTGctacccccacccccaaaccaGCCTGGCATCTGGCTACAGCCACCCCAGTGCCTCCTACCTCCCCTCTGGGCTGAGCACCTCCACCTCCTTGACACCCCGGTCCACCGTGGTGGGGAGCAGCTATGGACACTCCAGTCACAGCCTAGGGGCCGGCTCTGAAACAGGAGGGCCACTGAAACGCAAGGCCTTTGAGATggtggaagagggggaggagggaggaggagaggtggatggCTCGCAGTACAGGAAGTATGGCAACGTCCATGGAAATGGCCACAGCAAGAACCACGGCAATGACTACGCCATGGCGGGCTCAGAAGGCCAGGCCTACAAGCCTGGCAAGCAACTGGTGTTGCCTCCTTATGGTGGGCAGAGGGAGTACTGCCCCTCAGTCCTAGgtggggagagcaggggaggaggGGAACACGGCTTCCCCCATCAGAGGCTGGCCATGAAGATGCCTGCATCACGTGCACGATCTGAGGACCCCACTGGAGGACGCTAG